A stretch of the Azorhizobium caulinodans ORS 571 genome encodes the following:
- a CDS encoding efflux RND transporter permease subunit produces the protein MALNVSAWAIRKPIPSLVLFVVLTALGLVHFRSLPVTQMPNIDIPIVMVTISQPGAAPSELETQVTKKVENAIAGVAGVKHITSSISDGTSVTTVEFHLETMVDRAVNDSRDAVTKIRSELPQSIEEPQVQRVDIEGLPIVTYAVSAPSMSTEEVSWFVDDTIARAVQGVRGVAQVKREGGVNREIRVSLDPERLTALGITAAEVSRQLRATNVDVSGGRGQLGTQEQTIRTLAGAANMEQLGNTRIALSNGRYVRLSDLGTVTDGAAEQRVFARLDGKPVVAFGVYRAKGFSDVVVYDRVGEELKRLEARYPAVTITEIDTTVRYTKSDYQSAMHTLIEGAILAVIVVFLFLRDWRATIITATAIPLSILPTFWIMDTLGFSLNGVSLLAITLVTGILVDDAIVEIENIVRHMREGKSPYRAAIEAADEIGLAVVATTLTIAAVFAPVSFMGGIAGQYFKQFGLTVAIAVLFSLLVARLITPLLAAYFLRDTGHRESEDGFIMRRYVTLLGWSVRHRFATILMGFAVFAGSIYLATLLPSGFLPANDISRSLLSVELPPGSTIEETQEVADRITAIMAAQPEVASVYATAGGGGQGGFAMTAGEVRKAQVVINLKPRSERSTAQKAFESRVSAELRAIPDVRYSWSQDGQTTNRGFAVILSGADGAAVEKAALALEAQVRDRVPELTNVVSSAALDRPEIRIVPKLDQAAELGVSVDTIAETVRIATIGDVEANLAKFSAKDRQVDIRVELDERARRDLSTFDALKVPTASGGAVPLTTVADVTFGKGPTSLDRYDRARRIAVEADLVGTAPLGNALEKVFALPAARDLPPGVTLKETGDAEIMGEVFSGFALAMGAGIMLVLAVLVLLFADLLQPITILISLPLSVGGAFIALLLTGNSVSLPVVIGFLMLMGIVTKNAILLVDFAIEAMKHGESRFDALMESGRKRAQPIVMTTIAMAAGMVPSAIGLGEGGSFRAPMAIAVIGGLIASTVLSLVFVPAVFTVMDDLSRFAGRHLSRFVGAKDEPETHAAPPAKPQLHRAAE, from the coding sequence ATGGCTCTCAACGTCTCAGCCTGGGCGATCCGCAAGCCCATTCCGTCCCTCGTCCTGTTCGTCGTGCTGACGGCGCTGGGACTGGTGCATTTCCGCTCCCTGCCCGTCACGCAGATGCCGAACATCGACATCCCCATCGTGATGGTGACCATCAGCCAGCCGGGCGCCGCGCCCAGCGAACTGGAGACGCAGGTCACCAAGAAGGTGGAGAACGCCATCGCCGGCGTCGCCGGCGTCAAGCACATCACCTCCTCCATCTCCGACGGCACCTCGGTGACCACGGTGGAGTTCCATCTGGAGACCATGGTGGACCGCGCGGTGAACGACAGCCGCGACGCCGTCACCAAGATCCGCTCGGAACTGCCGCAGAGCATCGAGGAGCCGCAGGTCCAGCGCGTGGACATCGAAGGCCTGCCCATCGTCACCTATGCGGTGTCGGCCCCCTCCATGAGCACCGAAGAGGTCTCCTGGTTCGTGGACGACACCATCGCCCGCGCCGTTCAGGGCGTTCGTGGCGTGGCGCAGGTGAAGCGCGAGGGCGGCGTCAACCGGGAGATCCGCGTCTCGCTCGATCCCGAGCGCCTGACCGCGCTCGGCATCACCGCCGCCGAAGTGAGTCGCCAGCTGCGGGCCACGAACGTCGATGTCTCCGGCGGCCGGGGACAGCTCGGCACGCAGGAGCAGACCATCCGCACGCTGGCCGGCGCCGCCAACATGGAGCAGCTCGGCAACACGCGCATCGCCCTCAGCAACGGACGCTACGTGCGCCTCAGCGACCTCGGCACCGTCACCGACGGGGCGGCCGAGCAGCGGGTGTTCGCGCGTCTCGACGGCAAGCCGGTGGTGGCCTTCGGCGTCTACCGCGCCAAGGGCTTCTCGGACGTGGTGGTCTATGACCGGGTGGGCGAGGAACTGAAGAGGCTTGAGGCGCGCTATCCCGCCGTCACCATCACCGAGATCGACACCACGGTGCGCTACACCAAGTCCGACTACCAGTCGGCCATGCACACGCTGATCGAGGGCGCGATCCTCGCGGTGATCGTGGTGTTCCTGTTCCTGCGCGACTGGCGGGCGACCATCATCACCGCCACCGCCATCCCGCTCTCCATCCTGCCCACCTTCTGGATCATGGACACGCTCGGCTTCTCGCTGAACGGCGTCAGCCTGCTGGCCATCACGCTGGTCACGGGCATCCTGGTGGACGACGCCATCGTGGAGATCGAGAACATCGTCCGCCACATGCGGGAGGGCAAATCGCCCTATCGCGCCGCCATCGAGGCGGCGGACGAGATCGGCCTTGCCGTTGTGGCGACCACCCTCACCATCGCGGCGGTGTTCGCGCCCGTGTCCTTCATGGGCGGCATCGCGGGCCAGTATTTCAAGCAGTTCGGCCTGACGGTGGCCATCGCCGTGCTGTTCTCGCTGCTGGTGGCGCGCCTCATCACGCCGCTGCTGGCGGCCTATTTCCTGCGCGACACCGGACACCGGGAGAGCGAGGACGGCTTCATCATGCGCCGGTACGTGACCCTGCTGGGCTGGTCGGTGCGGCACCGCTTCGCCACCATCCTCATGGGCTTTGCGGTGTTCGCGGGCAGCATCTATCTGGCCACCCTGCTGCCCTCCGGCTTCCTGCCGGCCAACGACATCTCGCGCTCGCTGCTCTCGGTGGAACTGCCCCCCGGCTCCACCATCGAGGAGACGCAGGAGGTGGCGGACCGCATCACCGCCATCATGGCCGCCCAGCCGGAAGTGGCGAGCGTCTATGCCACCGCAGGCGGAGGCGGACAGGGCGGCTTCGCCATGACGGCGGGCGAGGTGCGCAAGGCGCAGGTGGTCATCAACCTGAAGCCGCGCTCGGAGCGCAGCACCGCCCAGAAGGCGTTCGAGAGCCGGGTGAGCGCCGAGCTCAGGGCCATACCCGACGTCCGCTACAGCTGGAGCCAGGACGGGCAGACCACCAATCGCGGCTTTGCCGTCATCCTTTCCGGCGCCGATGGCGCGGCGGTGGAGAAGGCGGCGCTGGCGCTGGAGGCGCAGGTGCGCGACCGGGTGCCGGAGCTGACCAATGTGGTGTCCAGCGCCGCGCTGGACCGGCCCGAAATCCGCATCGTGCCCAAGCTCGACCAGGCGGCGGAACTCGGCGTCTCGGTGGACACCATCGCCGAGACCGTGCGCATCGCCACCATCGGCGACGTGGAGGCGAACCTCGCCAAATTCTCCGCCAAGGACCGGCAGGTGGACATCCGCGTGGAACTCGACGAGCGCGCCCGCCGCGACCTCTCGACCTTCGACGCTCTGAAGGTGCCCACCGCTTCCGGCGGGGCCGTGCCGCTGACCACGGTGGCGGACGTCACCTTCGGCAAGGGGCCGACCTCGCTCGACCGCTACGACCGCGCCCGGCGCATCGCGGTGGAAGCCGATCTCGTGGGCACCGCTCCGCTCGGCAATGCGCTGGAGAAGGTGTTCGCCTTGCCCGCCGCCCGCGACCTGCCCCCCGGCGTGACGCTCAAGGAGACCGGCGACGCCGAGATCATGGGCGAGGTGTTCAGCGGCTTCGCCCTCGCCATGGGCGCGGGCATCATGCTGGTGCTGGCGGTGCTGGTGCTGCTGTTCGCGGACCTGCTCCAGCCCATCACCATCCTGATCTCGCTGCCCCTCTCGGTGGGCGGCGCCTTCATTGCCTTGCTGCTGACCGGCAATTCGGTCTCGCTGCCGGTGGTCATCGGCTTCCTCATGCTCATGGGCATCGTGACCAAGAACGCCATCCTGCTGGTGGACTTCGCCATCGAGGCCATGAAGCATGGCGAGAGCCGTTTCGATGCCCTCATGGAATCCGGCCGCAAGCGCGCCCAGCCCATCGTCATGACCACCATCGCCATGGCGGCCGGCATGGTGCCCTCCGCCATCGGCCTCGGCGAAGGCGGTTCCTTCCGTGCGCCCATGGCCATCGCGGTGATCGGCGGCCTCATCGCCTCCACCGTACTGTCGCTGGTGTTCGTGCCGGCGGTCTTCACGGTGATGGACGACCTCAGCCGCTTCGCCGGACGCCACCTGAGCCGCTTCGTCGGGGCCAAGGACGAGCCCGAGACCCACGCGGCCCCGCCGGCCAAGCCCCAGTTGCACCGCGCGGCCGAATAG
- a CDS encoding DUF2244 domain-containing protein → MTDANDPPVVPDEEPTVFAATLAPHRSLSKRGFVIVMLIIGGLSFGSGVMFLAMGAWPIFGFFGLDVLLVYWAFKANFRAADAREFIRITPSLVEVRHVPARGKGWEARMNPFWTRVKRQDDEDHGTLALALVSQGRETPVGGFLGPIQKGALADDLTHALSEVKRGVTRTHF, encoded by the coding sequence ATGACCGACGCCAACGACCCGCCCGTCGTTCCGGACGAGGAGCCCACGGTTTTCGCCGCCACACTCGCCCCGCATCGCTCGTTGTCGAAGCGGGGCTTCGTCATCGTCATGCTCATCATCGGCGGCCTCAGCTTCGGCTCGGGTGTAATGTTCCTCGCCATGGGCGCCTGGCCTATCTTCGGCTTCTTCGGGCTCGATGTGCTCTTGGTCTATTGGGCCTTCAAGGCCAACTTCCGGGCGGCGGACGCGCGCGAATTCATCCGCATCACCCCGAGCCTCGTGGAAGTGCGCCATGTGCCCGCGCGGGGGAAAGGCTGGGAGGCGCGCATGAATCCCTTCTGGACGCGGGTGAAGCGGCAGGATGACGAGGACCACGGCACGCTCGCCCTGGCCCTCGTCTCGCAGGGACGGGAGACGCCGGTCGGCGGCTTCCTCGGTCCTATCCAGAAGGGCGCGCTGGCCGATGACCTCACCCATGCCCTGAGCGAGGTGAAGCGCGGCGTCACCCGCACCCATTTCTGA
- a CDS encoding DUF3574 domain-containing protein, translating to MPFRPLLVPVVLLCGLTAAAAQGQAPAPAASPGWAATPWADSVMLETQLFFSLSTADGAGVSEQQFAQFMEDVVRPRFPDGMTVLDAYGQGAGAAGGIAAMLHAGTKMVLLVHPNTPDAQSKVGEVKAQYKARFPGAGIRHLDFPVRITP from the coding sequence GTGCCGTTCCGCCCCCTGCTCGTTCCCGTGGTTCTGCTCTGTGGCCTCACCGCTGCTGCCGCTCAGGGGCAGGCGCCGGCCCCGGCCGCCAGCCCCGGCTGGGCGGCGACGCCTTGGGCGGACAGCGTGATGCTGGAGACCCAGCTTTTCTTCAGCCTCTCCACCGCCGATGGCGCGGGCGTCAGCGAACAGCAGTTCGCCCAGTTTATGGAAGACGTGGTGCGCCCGCGCTTTCCCGACGGGATGACGGTGCTGGACGCCTACGGCCAGGGCGCGGGCGCGGCCGGCGGCATCGCGGCCATGCTGCATGCGGGCACCAAGATGGTCCTGCTGGTGCATCCCAACACGCCCGATGCGCAGTCCAAGGTCGGCGAGGTGAAGGCCCAGTACAAGGCGCGCTTCCCCGGCGCCGGCATCCGGCATCTGGATTTCCCGGTTCGCATCACGCCCTGA
- a CDS encoding sulfate transporter family protein, translating into MFSAAITAFGQVFSPLLRGVLLKSVALAIGLLIVMAIGLNAALQHLATLPYPWLDTLVAILGGLGLVFGALYLTPAASSLVAGLFLDDVAEAVEKESYPNDPLGRPQPLGRSILASIRFFGVVLAVNLGALFLLLVPGVNIIIFYVANAYLLSREYFELAAMRYRTPEEARALRQAHAVQVFLAGLLIVPVLFIPFLNLITPVYGTALMVHLHRRLAPVPGAGMGQGPLIEGRKVSA; encoded by the coding sequence ATGTTCTCTGCCGCCATCACCGCCTTCGGTCAGGTCTTCTCGCCGCTTCTGCGCGGCGTCCTCCTGAAGTCGGTCGCGCTCGCCATCGGCCTGCTGATCGTGATGGCCATCGGCCTCAACGCGGCCCTCCAGCATCTGGCGACGCTGCCCTATCCCTGGCTCGACACGCTGGTCGCCATCCTCGGCGGGCTCGGCCTCGTGTTCGGCGCGCTCTATCTGACGCCGGCGGCCTCCTCGCTGGTGGCGGGCCTCTTCCTCGACGACGTGGCCGAGGCGGTGGAGAAGGAGAGCTATCCCAACGATCCCCTCGGCCGCCCGCAGCCGCTGGGCCGCTCCATCCTCGCCTCCATCCGCTTCTTCGGCGTGGTGCTGGCGGTGAACCTCGGCGCGCTCTTCCTGCTGCTGGTGCCGGGCGTCAACATCATCATCTTCTATGTCGCCAACGCCTATCTGCTCAGCCGCGAATATTTCGAGCTGGCGGCCATGCGCTATCGCACGCCGGAAGAGGCGCGGGCGCTGCGGCAGGCGCATGCGGTTCAGGTCTTCCTCGCCGGCCTGCTCATCGTGCCGGTGCTGTTCATCCCCTTCCTCAACCTCATCACGCCGGTCTACGGCACGGCGCTGATGGTCCACCTCCACCGCCGCCTTGCCCCGGTGCCCGGCGCCGGCATGGGGCAGGGGCCGCTGATCGAGGGGCGGAAGGTCTCGGCCTGA
- a CDS encoding TetR/AcrR family transcriptional regulator, with translation MTLTEPQDHRTEQRQRILDAAATCFSREGFHGTSMQQICTEAGMSPGALYRYFPSKEAIIGAIVEAERAERTRLFDALRQSESLMAGLTAAMAELLTGTQSMCDRLGAEIFAEGSRNPKLRELLDPMERESHQMLRDLLAEAQRRGEIAADVDLEALQVLLLAIGDGLMLNHQRWPHFDIPGRLAALSGLMGRMISPRGTDVP, from the coding sequence GTGACACTCACCGAGCCGCAGGATCACCGGACGGAACAGCGCCAGCGCATCCTCGATGCCGCCGCCACCTGCTTTTCGCGCGAGGGCTTCCACGGCACGTCCATGCAGCAGATCTGCACGGAGGCGGGCATGAGCCCCGGCGCGCTCTATCGCTACTTCCCCTCCAAGGAAGCGATCATCGGCGCCATCGTGGAGGCCGAGCGCGCGGAGCGCACCCGCCTGTTCGACGCGCTGCGCCAGTCGGAGAGCCTCATGGCCGGCCTCACCGCCGCCATGGCGGAACTGCTCACGGGGACGCAGTCCATGTGCGACCGCCTGGGCGCGGAGATCTTCGCGGAAGGGTCGCGCAATCCCAAGCTGCGCGAGCTTCTCGATCCGATGGAGCGCGAAAGCCATCAGATGCTGCGGGACCTGCTCGCCGAGGCGCAGCGGCGCGGGGAGATCGCGGCCGACGTCGATCTCGAAGCGCTGCAGGTGCTGCTGCTCGCCATCGGCGACGGGCTGATGCTCAACCATCAGAGATGGCCGCACTTCGACATTCCCGGCCGCCTCGCCGCCCTGTCAGGCCTGATGGGCCGCATGATCTCGCCGCGCGGGACGGATGTGCCATGA
- the nth gene encoding endonuclease III: MPAKANAGAPKATAPKTGASLASPAPATKATAKAVSSTKAASTTKPRKAPASTRSGLAPPKGLKAKAEAAGLAPGAAKPRRRAVANAAAAVHGRTVTPWSDDDIFEAFSRFERLNPEPKGELEYHDPFTLLVAVVLSAQATDVGVNKATRGLFAAAPTPKAMFALGEEGVAQFIRTLGLYRGKAKNVVELSRLLLEKHDGVVPPDREALEALPGVGRKTANVVLNIAFGLPTIAVDTHLFRVANRTGLAPGATPLDVELALEKRIPDRFKLHAHHWLILHGRYICKALRPDCPICPINDLCRWPDKPI; the protein is encoded by the coding sequence ATGCCGGCCAAGGCCAATGCAGGAGCGCCGAAAGCGACCGCTCCGAAGACTGGGGCGTCACTCGCCTCCCCGGCTCCCGCCACGAAGGCCACTGCCAAGGCTGTGTCGAGCACCAAAGCCGCATCGACCACGAAGCCCCGCAAGGCGCCGGCCAGCACGCGATCCGGCCTCGCGCCGCCCAAGGGGCTCAAGGCGAAGGCCGAGGCGGCGGGGCTCGCGCCCGGTGCCGCAAAGCCCCGCCGCCGGGCGGTGGCCAATGCGGCGGCGGCGGTGCACGGGCGCACCGTCACGCCCTGGAGCGACGACGACATCTTCGAGGCCTTCTCCCGCTTCGAGCGGCTGAACCCGGAGCCGAAGGGCGAGCTGGAATATCACGACCCCTTCACTTTGCTGGTGGCGGTGGTTCTCTCCGCGCAGGCGACAGACGTCGGCGTCAACAAGGCGACGCGCGGCCTCTTCGCCGCCGCCCCGACGCCCAAGGCCATGTTCGCGCTCGGCGAGGAAGGGGTCGCGCAGTTCATCCGCACCCTCGGCCTCTATCGCGGCAAGGCGAAGAATGTGGTGGAGCTGTCCCGCCTGCTGCTGGAGAAGCACGACGGCGTGGTGCCGCCGGACCGCGAGGCACTGGAGGCGCTGCCCGGCGTCGGTCGCAAGACGGCGAATGTGGTGCTGAACATCGCCTTCGGCCTGCCCACCATTGCGGTGGACACCCACCTCTTCCGCGTCGCGAACCGCACCGGGCTCGCGCCGGGGGCGACGCCGCTGGACGTGGAGCTGGCGCTCGAAAAGCGCATCCCCGACCGCTTCAAGCTGCACGCCCACCACTGGCTGATCCTGCACGGGCGCTACATCTGCAAGGCCCTGCGCCCCGACTGTCCCATCTGTCCCATCAACGACCTCTGCCGCTGGCCGGACAAGCCGATCTGA
- a CDS encoding methylated-DNA--[protein]-cysteine S-methyltransferase has product MVAGPAAALDICAADYDVVRRAVAYVTHHVRDQPEVEAIAAAAGVTPRALTDLFRRWCGLTPKAFLQAVTLDRARQVLAECPNVLDAALELGLSGPGRLHDLFVVHEAMSPGEWKTGGAGLVIRYGLHPSPFGTALAMCTPRGLCGLAFADAGEEEAALADMRRRWPYATYLEDPTATAPLVSRIFNPEAWREEQPLRIVFIGTDFEIRVWETLLRIPMGRATTYSTIAGHVGKPSAARAVGAAVGKNPISFVVPCHRVLGKNGDLTGYHWGLTRKRAILGWEAGRIGTEG; this is encoded by the coding sequence ATGGTCGCAGGTCCGGCCGCCGCCCTCGACATCTGCGCCGCCGATTATGACGTGGTGCGCCGCGCCGTCGCTTATGTGACCCATCACGTGCGCGACCAGCCCGAGGTGGAAGCCATCGCCGCCGCCGCGGGCGTGACGCCGCGCGCGCTCACCGATCTTTTCCGCCGCTGGTGCGGCCTCACCCCCAAGGCGTTCCTTCAGGCGGTGACGCTGGACCGCGCCCGGCAGGTGCTGGCCGAATGCCCGAACGTGCTCGATGCGGCGCTGGAGCTGGGCCTCTCCGGTCCCGGCCGCCTGCACGACCTCTTCGTGGTGCATGAGGCCATGTCGCCGGGCGAGTGGAAGACGGGCGGTGCGGGGCTGGTCATCCGCTACGGCCTCCATCCCTCGCCCTTCGGCACGGCCCTCGCCATGTGTACGCCGCGCGGCCTCTGCGGCCTTGCCTTCGCGGATGCGGGCGAGGAGGAGGCGGCGCTGGCCGACATGCGCCGGCGCTGGCCCTACGCCACGTATCTGGAGGACCCCACCGCCACCGCGCCGCTGGTGTCGCGCATATTCAACCCCGAGGCGTGGCGGGAAGAGCAGCCGCTGCGCATCGTCTTCATCGGCACGGACTTCGAGATCCGGGTGTGGGAGACGCTGCTGCGCATTCCCATGGGCCGGGCCACCACCTATTCGACCATAGCCGGACACGTGGGCAAGCCCTCCGCCGCCCGCGCCGTGGGCGCGGCGGTGGGCAAGAACCCCATCTCCTTCGTGGTGCCCTGCCACCGCGTGCTCGGCAAGAATGGCGATCTCACCGGCTATCACTGGGGCCTCACCCGCAAGCGCGCGATACTCGGCTGGGAGGCCGGCCGGATCGGGACGGAGGGCTGA
- a CDS encoding esterase-like activity of phytase family protein — MRLVSRRTALTSLVAAGGALAAHRAFAKPREFPLDPVRIEVEARDITHFQPMAEAIRFGKLEFRGGLVLTSSYPGFGGISGFALQRDGRRFLAVTDAGLLLDGELATDGDRPTGLANVRACALKDDRGRPLALQGREDAESLTLSPRGVFVGLETINEIWLYPADPMGQIGMRIDVPPGVKALRFNLGLESLAYAAEGPLGGTLIAIGEEGASKSADLPGFLIGGPTPGTFTIAKSGPFNGTDACVGPDGVLYLLERHFSFSTGVLMQVRRFSMSDVKPGARLSGEILFTADMAYEIDNMEGLAVTRNAAGEILLTLISDDNFSPLQRNVLLRFAVAA, encoded by the coding sequence ATGCGCCTCGTCAGCCGCCGCACCGCCCTCACGAGCCTCGTGGCGGCGGGCGGCGCGCTCGCCGCGCACAGGGCCTTTGCCAAGCCGCGCGAATTTCCCCTCGATCCCGTGCGGATCGAGGTGGAGGCCCGGGACATCACCCATTTCCAGCCCATGGCCGAAGCGATCCGCTTCGGCAAGCTGGAGTTTCGCGGCGGGCTGGTGCTCACCTCGTCCTATCCGGGCTTCGGCGGCATCTCGGGCTTCGCGCTTCAGCGGGACGGCCGGCGCTTTCTTGCCGTGACCGACGCCGGCCTGCTCTTGGACGGAGAATTGGCCACGGACGGCGACCGGCCCACGGGCCTTGCCAACGTGCGGGCCTGCGCGCTGAAGGACGACCGGGGCCGCCCCCTGGCGCTTCAGGGGCGGGAGGATGCCGAATCCCTCACCCTCTCGCCACGCGGCGTGTTCGTCGGCCTCGAAACCATCAATGAGATCTGGCTGTATCCCGCCGATCCCATGGGCCAGATCGGCATGCGCATCGACGTGCCTCCGGGTGTGAAGGCGCTGCGCTTCAATCTCGGTCTGGAGAGCCTTGCATACGCAGCCGAGGGGCCGCTCGGCGGCACGCTCATCGCTATCGGCGAAGAGGGCGCGAGCAAGAGCGCGGACCTTCCCGGCTTCCTCATCGGCGGGCCAACGCCCGGCACCTTCACCATCGCCAAGAGCGGACCCTTCAACGGCACGGATGCCTGCGTGGGACCGGACGGGGTCCTCTATCTGCTGGAGCGGCATTTCTCCTTCAGCACCGGCGTGCTCATGCAGGTACGCCGCTTTTCCATGTCGGACGTGAAGCCGGGCGCGCGCCTCTCCGGCGAGATTTTGTTCACCGCCGACATGGCCTATGAGATCGACAATATGGAAGGCCTCGCCGTGACGCGGAACGCCGCCGGCGAGATCCTCCTGACCCTGATTTCGGACGACAATTTCTCGCCGCTCCAGCGCAACGTGCTGCTGCGCTTCGCGGTGGCGGCCTGA
- a CDS encoding efflux RND transporter periplasmic adaptor subunit, with protein sequence MSARPAPVRFRLLAALTVLSFASGPFAPAQAAAPQAKGLTISVVRPEKQELHDTLLVTGSLLPREEIQVGPEIEGYRLTEILAEVGDTVQKGQVLARLSRDVLDTQLAQNTANAAKAKATIAQQRAALDQALAQETEANSAAERTRQLRKTGVSTQETLDERERAVKVTAAQVVAARESLKAAEADAVLVQAQRAELELKLQRTEVRAPEAGLILARDARIGAIALSTRSEPLFRIAKDGAIDLDAEVPEVALPRLAVGQTVAVTPAGFNRSVEGKVRLISAEVDKATRLGRAKIALPTQPDLRPGAFARGVVLLDRRWGLSVPQSAVMFDANGAYILVVKDGVIHERRVHTGIKTGGRVELIDGAQPDDLVVARAAGFLREGDRVTPAEAGKSVSEAR encoded by the coding sequence ATGTCCGCCCGTCCGGCGCCTGTCCGCTTCCGCCTGCTCGCCGCGCTCACCGTCCTGAGCTTTGCGTCGGGACCGTTCGCACCAGCCCAGGCGGCGGCGCCGCAGGCCAAGGGCCTGACCATCAGCGTGGTGCGCCCCGAGAAGCAGGAACTGCACGATACCCTGCTCGTCACCGGCTCCCTGCTGCCGCGCGAGGAAATCCAGGTGGGGCCGGAAATCGAGGGCTACCGCCTCACCGAAATCCTCGCCGAGGTGGGGGACACGGTCCAGAAGGGGCAGGTGCTCGCCCGCCTGTCCCGTGACGTGCTCGACACCCAGCTCGCGCAGAACACCGCCAATGCCGCGAAGGCCAAGGCCACCATCGCCCAGCAGCGCGCGGCGCTCGATCAGGCGCTGGCGCAGGAGACGGAAGCCAATTCCGCCGCCGAGCGTACCCGCCAGTTGCGCAAGACCGGCGTCTCCACGCAGGAGACCCTGGACGAGCGTGAGCGCGCCGTGAAGGTCACCGCCGCGCAGGTGGTCGCCGCCCGGGAGAGCCTCAAAGCCGCCGAGGCCGATGCCGTGCTGGTGCAGGCCCAGCGGGCCGAACTGGAGCTGAAGCTCCAGCGCACCGAGGTGCGGGCTCCGGAAGCCGGGCTCATCCTCGCCCGCGACGCCCGCATCGGCGCCATCGCCTTGTCCACCCGCAGCGAGCCGCTGTTCCGCATCGCCAAGGACGGCGCCATCGACCTCGACGCGGAAGTGCCCGAGGTCGCCCTGCCCCGCCTCGCGGTCGGCCAGACCGTCGCCGTGACGCCGGCCGGCTTCAACCGGTCGGTGGAGGGCAAGGTGCGCCTCATCTCGGCGGAAGTGGACAAGGCGACCCGTCTCGGCCGCGCCAAGATCGCCCTGCCCACCCAGCCCGACCTGCGGCCGGGCGCCTTCGCCCGCGGCGTGGTGCTGCTGGACCGCCGCTGGGGCCTTTCTGTGCCGCAGTCCGCGGTCATGTTCGACGCCAACGGCGCCTACATCCTCGTTGTGAAGGACGGCGTCATCCATGAACGCCGCGTGCACACGGGCATCAAGACCGGCGGGCGCGTGGAGCTCATCGACGGCGCCCAGCCGGACGATCTCGTCGTGGCGCGTGCGGCCGGTTTCCTGCGCGAAGGCGACAGGGTCACGCCGGCCGAGGCCGGCAAGAGCGTGAGCGAGGCCCGCTGA